Proteins found in one Flavobacterium channae genomic segment:
- a CDS encoding glycosyltransferase: protein MKPLISVCMITYNHGDYIEEAIDGIITQECSYPIELIISDDFSPDDTESLVKNKIKEIRSNISIKYVRHEKNIGMMNNFDFAYNQCNGAYVAICEGDDYWSDKKKLQKQVDFLEKNSEYVLCFHNAEVLYENSKERRLFIEKYEKEDYSAKDILREWYIPTASMVFRNVPEKLPDYMMSAPHSDLGFQLFLSKFGKFKLINEVMSVYRKNDFGVSNQYNTLKYYNSYIAQMIAMDFYFEKKIRKELRFNIFMAYNKIITNRVYNNNLHQLSCYLRLFYFDFEILIRNRKTVFITTKSLLLNLIHGRSRK from the coding sequence ATGAAACCATTAATAAGCGTTTGTATGATTACATATAATCATGGAGATTATATAGAAGAAGCAATCGACGGAATAATAACGCAGGAGTGTTCTTATCCAATAGAATTAATAATTAGTGATGATTTTTCTCCAGATGATACAGAATCTTTAGTAAAGAATAAAATAAAAGAAATTCGCAGCAACATTTCTATAAAATATGTTAGACATGAAAAAAACATAGGAATGATGAATAATTTTGATTTTGCATATAATCAATGTAACGGAGCATATGTCGCAATTTGCGAAGGAGATGACTATTGGAGTGATAAAAAGAAACTGCAAAAGCAAGTGGATTTCTTAGAAAAAAACAGTGAGTATGTTTTGTGTTTTCACAATGCGGAGGTATTGTATGAAAATTCTAAAGAAAGAAGATTGTTTATAGAAAAATATGAAAAAGAGGATTATTCTGCCAAAGATATTCTGAGAGAATGGTATATTCCAACTGCCAGTATGGTTTTTAGAAATGTCCCTGAAAAACTCCCTGACTATATGATGTCAGCACCTCATAGTGATTTAGGTTTTCAACTCTTTTTGTCAAAATTTGGAAAATTTAAATTGATAAATGAGGTTATGTCCGTCTATAGAAAAAATGATTTTGGAGTTTCAAACCAATATAATACATTAAAATATTATAATTCTTACATTGCTCAAATGATTGCTATGGATTTTTATTTTGAAAAAAAAATCAGAAAAGAACTGCGTTTTAATATTTTTATGGCTTATAATAAAATAATTACAAATAGAGTTTATAATAACAACTTACATCAGCTATCATGTTATTTAAGATTGTTTTATTTTGATTTTGAAATTTTAATTCGAAACAGGAAAACGGTATTTATAACAACAAAAAGCTTGTTGCTTAACTTAATTCATGGGAGATCCCGTAAATAA
- a CDS encoding glycosyltransferase family 2 protein — MSTPLVSIIIPTFNRASIINDTLDSILDQTYSNWECLVVDDGSTDETKKVIHNYALKDPRISALERPPEKSKGANSCRNYGLSLAKGDYVIFFDSDDIMVMTCLEKRVEAFNKYENKDFLVFSMGIFKKKYAYEIPPNRKVVNLPLDKTIEDFILSVALPWNVCRPIFKMSLIQNKIGFNEKIHNFQDDEFHIRLLSELKPDYLSIDITDCYYRYDEVSLNKYESLSGYQNIVNCFNEYYTTVFKALNEEQKQKLNKQLKRKFFNQISFYVIPKINREVLFETIKLFDEKIGFTFKEKLIFNLVLFLNKYYYQKKGYYLVSKQLKKTINNNL, encoded by the coding sequence ATGAGCACACCATTGGTTTCAATCATTATACCAACTTTTAATAGAGCAAGTATTATTAATGATACATTAGATTCAATTTTGGATCAAACCTATTCAAATTGGGAGTGTCTTGTGGTTGACGATGGATCTACAGATGAAACAAAAAAAGTAATTCATAATTATGCATTAAAAGATCCAAGAATAAGTGCTTTAGAAAGACCTCCAGAAAAAAGTAAGGGAGCTAATTCGTGCAGAAATTATGGTCTTTCACTAGCTAAAGGAGATTATGTTATTTTTTTTGATAGTGATGATATTATGGTAATGACCTGTCTGGAAAAAAGAGTTGAGGCTTTTAATAAATATGAAAATAAAGACTTTTTGGTTTTTTCAATGGGGATTTTCAAAAAAAAGTATGCTTATGAGATTCCCCCAAATCGAAAAGTGGTAAATCTTCCTTTGGACAAAACAATAGAAGATTTTATTTTAAGTGTTGCTTTGCCATGGAATGTGTGTCGTCCAATTTTTAAAATGTCACTGATTCAGAATAAAATAGGTTTTAATGAAAAAATCCATAATTTTCAAGATGACGAATTTCATATTAGATTACTAAGCGAACTGAAACCGGATTATTTATCTATTGATATAACAGATTGTTACTATCGTTACGATGAAGTAAGTTTAAATAAATATGAATCATTGAGCGGATACCAAAATATCGTAAATTGTTTCAATGAATACTACACCACAGTTTTTAAAGCTTTGAACGAAGAACAAAAACAGAAGCTTAATAAGCAATTAAAACGTAAATTTTTTAACCAAATTAGCTTTTATGTTATTCCTAAGATAAATCGAGAAGTGCTTTTTGAAACCATTAAGCTTTTTGATGAAAAAATCGGTTTTACATTTAAAGAAAAGTTGATTTTTAATTTAGTATTGTTTTTAAACAAATATTATTACCAAAAAAAAGGATATTATCTTGTTTCAAAACAACTAAAAAAAACTATAAATAACAATTTATGA